One genomic window of Grus americana isolate bGruAme1 chromosome 29, bGruAme1.mat, whole genome shotgun sequence includes the following:
- the POGZ gene encoding pogo transposable element with ZNF domain isoform X1 has translation MADTDLFMECEEEELEPWQKISDVIEDSVVEDYNSVDKTATAGNPLVQQSGQPLILTQNPTSGLGTMVTQPVLRPVQIMQNANHVTNSPVTSQPIFITTQGFPVRNVRPVQNTMNQVGIVLNVQQGQTVRPITLVPAPGTQFVKPTVGVPQVFSQMAQVRPGTPMPVRPTTNTFTTVIPATLTIRSTVPQSQAQQQMSIASFVTVKRPGVTGENSNEVAKLVNTLNTIPSLGQSPGPLVVSNSSPVHGSQRSSVSESSSSSSSLKVSSSPIPTFDLQDGGRKVCPRCDAQFRVTEALRGHMCYCCPEMVEFLKKRKSLESEPNIQSAKPPSPEKTAAVASPPSSTPIPALSPPAKAPEPSENVVDSSQSKLIMLVDDFYYGRDGGKVSQLLNFPKVPTSFRCPHCTKRLKNNIRFMNHMKHHVELDQQNGEVDVHTICQHCYRQFSTPFQLQCHLENVHSPYESTTKCKICEWAFESEPMFLQHMKDTHKPGEMPYVCQVCQYRSSLYSEVDSHFRMIHEDTRHLLCPYCLKVFKNGNAFQQHFMRHQKSVYHCNKCRLQFLFAKDKIEHKLQHHKTFRKPKQLEGLKPGTKVTIRASRGQPRTVPISSNDMSQGAGQETTPLSSSTDPQPIFLYPPVQRNVQKRAVKKMSVLGRQTCLECSFEIPDFPNHFPTYVHCSLCRYSTCCSRAYANHMINNHVPRKSPKYLALFKNYTACGVKLSCSSCLFVTSEGDAMAKHLVFNPSHEFSNIIFRGPTWISHSRHIQPQDKSLKNPCPAYSPSKAATVKTKSVLPAKDDLEPELALAAYNRPLLCQEEECLNIDAREDEQATKEPEPASKKEQLSVKKLRVVLFALCCNTEQAAEHFRNPPRRIKRWLRRFQAFQEENLASLSEGKYLSLEAEEKLAEWVLTQREQQLPVNEETLFQKATKIGRSLEGGFKISYEWAVRFMLRHNLSTHTRRAVAHPLPKDVEDNASCFIEFVQRQIHTQDLPLSMIAAIDEISLFLDVEVLSSDDRKENALQTVGTGEPWCDVVLTILADGSVLPTLVFYRGHVQQPANVPESIMLEAKENGYSDDEVMELWSSRVWQKHTECQNSKGMLVLDCHRTHLSEEVLSLLSASSTLPAVVPAGCSSKIQPLDVCIKRTVKNFLHKKWKEQAKEMADSTCDSDILLQLVLCWLAEVLEVISDSPELVQQSFLVASVLPGPDGTANSPTRNADMQEELIASLEEQLKLNDEQPEAAAAEGQDRTQAEESADPEILHQLFEGESETESFYGFEDADLDLMEI, from the exons ctggCAATCCTCTTGTTCAGCAAAGTGGACAGCCGCTAATCCTTACCCAGAACCCGACCTCGGGTCTGGGCACAATGGTGACTCAGCCAGTATTACGACCTGTACAGATCATGCAGAATGCCAATCATGTCACGAATTCTCCAGTGACCAGTCAGCCCATCTTCATAACGACCCAG GGATTTCCCGTGAGGAATGTGCGGCCTGTACAAAATACAATGAACCAAGTTGGAATCGTTCTGAATGTACAGCAAGGTCAGACGGTTAGGCCCATCACCCTCGTCCCAG cCCCAGGTACGCAGTTTGTTAAACCAACAGTTGGCGTTCCTCAGGTGTTCTCTCAAATGGCCCAGGTGAGACCAGGTACACCCATGCCGGTCCGACCCACCACCAACACTTTCACTACGGTCATTCCGGCCACGCTCACCATCAGGAGCACTGTACCACAGTCCCAGGCACAACAGCAAA TGAGTATTGCGAGCTTCGTGACTGTGAAGAGACCTGGAGTGACTGGGGAGAACAGCAACGAGGTGGCTAAGCTAGTGAACACCCTGAACACCATTCCTTCGTTAGGGCAGAGCCCTGGCCCACTGGTGGTTTCCAACAGCAGCCCTGTGCACGGTTCCCAGAGATCTAGTGTTTCGGAGTCGTCGTCATCGTCGTCATCGTTAAAAG tcagttcatctccTATTCCCACGTTTGATTTGCAAGATGGTGGCAGGAAGGTCTGCCCAAGGTGTGACGCTCAGTTTCGAGTCACCGAAGCTTTAAGAGGACATATGTGT taCTGCTGCCCTGAAATGGTTGAATtcctcaagaaaagaaaatctctagAATCTGAACCAAATATTCAATCTGCAAAGCCTCCATCTCCAGAAAAAACTGCAGCTGTTGCTTCGCCACCCTCTTCTACCCCTATCCCTGCACTATCCCCACCTGCTAAAGCTCCAGAGCCAAGTGAAAATGTAGTTGACTCATCCCAAAGTAAGCTCATTATGTTAGTAGACGATTTCTACTACGGCAGAGATGGTGGCAAAGTGAGCCAGCTACTGAACTTCCCTAAGGTTCCAACTTCCTTCAGGTGTCCACACTGCACCAAGAGGCTAAAGAACAACATACG GTTTATGAATCACATGAAGCACCACGTTGAACTGGATCAGCAGAATGGAGAGGTAGATGTCCACACCATCTGTCAGCATTGCTACAGGCAGTTCTCCACTCCGTTTCAGCTACAGTGTCACTTAGAGAATGTCCACAGTCCCTATGAGTCAACAA caAAGTGCAAGATTTGCGAGTGGGCGTTCGAGAGTGAGCCGATGTTCCTACAGCACATGAAGGACACTCACAAGCCTGGGGAGATGCCCTATGTTTGTCAG GTCTGTCAGTATCGTTCATCGCTCTATTCTGAAGTGGATAGCCATTTCCGAATGATCCACGAAGACACGCGGCACCTGCTCTGTCCGTACTGCCTCAAAGTCTTTAAGAACGGCAATGCGTTCCAACAGCACTTCATGAGGCATCAG AAGAGTGTTTATCATTGCAACAAGTGTAGACTCCAGTTCCTGTTTGCCAAGGATAAAATTGAACATAAGCTGCAGCACCACAAAACTTTCCGAAAGCCCAAACAATTAGAAGGATTGAAACCCGGAACCAAG GTTACAATCAGGGCGTCTAGAGGACAGCCACGGACAGTACCAATATCTTCAAATGACATGTCGCAGGGCGCTGGACAGGAAACTACTCCGCTGTCGTCTTCTACTGATCCCCAGCCCATCTTCCTGTACCCACCTGTCCAGAGGAACGTCCAGAAGAGAGCAGTCAAAAAAAT GAGCGTCTTGGGCAGGCAGACTTGTCTGGAGTGCAGCTTCGAAATCCCTGACTTCCCAAACCACTTTCCCACCTACGTGCACTGTTCGCTATGTCGCTACAGCACTTGCTGCTCCAGAGCTTACGCCAACCACATGATCAA CAACCATGTTCCTCGGAAGAGCCCAAAATACttggctttgtttaaaaactatACTGCCTG cGGTGTAAAGCTGTCCTGTTCCTCTTGTCTCTTTGTAACATCTGAGGGTGACGCAATGGCCAAACATCTGGTCTTCAATCCATCACACGAGTTTAGTAACATTATTTTCCGAG GGCCTACTTGGATATCACATTCCAG GCACATTCAGCCCCAGGACAAAAGCCTGAAGAATCCATGCCCTGCCTATTCCCCAAGTAAAGCTGCTACTGTGAAAACCAAGTCTGTGTTACCTGCGAAAGACGACCTGGAGCCGGAGCTGGCCCTAGCAGCCTACAACAGacctctgctctgccaggaAGAAGAGTGCTTAAATATTGATGCTCGCGAAGACGAGCAGGCAACAAAGGAGCCGGAACCTGCAAGCAAAAAGGAGCAGCTGTCGGTAAAAAAGCTGCGAGTCGTACTGTTTGCTTTGTGCTGCAACACCGAACAGGCTGCGGAGCACTTCCGAAATCCTCCGAGGCGGATCAAGCGCTGGCTACGAAGGTTTCAAGCTTTCCAAGAAGAGAACTTGGCGTCTCTGTCAGAGGGCAAGTACCTCAGCTTGGAGGCTGAAGAGAAACTAGCGGAATGGGTCCTCACacagagggagcagcagctgcctgtgaACGAGGAGACTCTCTTCCAGAAAGCCACCAAGATTGGCCGATCCCTCGAAGGTGGCTTCAAGATCTCCTACGAGTGGGCGGTGAGGTTCATGCTGCGGCACAACCTCAGCACGCATACGCGAAGGGCGGTGGCTCACCCTCTCCCCAAAGACGTAGAGGACAACGCCAGTTGCTTCATCGAGTTTGTGCAGCGCCAAATCCACACTCAAGACCTGCCTCTCTCCATGATTGCGGCCATCGATGAAATCTCTCTCTTCCTCGATGTGGAGGTGCTGAGCAGCGATGACCGCAAGGAGAATGCTTTGCAGACGGTGGGAACCGGGGAGCCCTGGTGCGACGTCGTCCTCACCATCCTCGCTGACGGAAGTGTTCTCCCAACGCTGGTCTTCTACAGGGGTCACGTACAGCAGCCCGCCAACGTGCCAGAATCTATCATGTTGGAAGCGAAGGAGAACGGATACAGCGATGATGAAGTCATGGAGTTGTGGTCGTCCCGAGTGTGGCAGAAGCACACGGAGTGCCAGAACAGCAAGGGCATGCTCGTGCTGGATTGCCACCGAACGCACCTCTCGGAAGAAGTACTTTCCTTGCTGAGCGCGTCCAGCACTCTGCCGGCTGTTGTCCCCGCTGGCTGCAGCTCCAAAATCCAACCTCTAGATGTTTGTATAAAAAGGACTGTGAAAAATTTCTTGCATAAAAAGTGGAAAGAGCAAGCCAAGGAAATGGCGGACTCCACGTGCGACTCGGACATTCTTCTCCAGCTGGTTTTGTGCTGGCTGGCAGAGGTGCTGGAGGTCATCAGTGACTCTCCTGAACTCGTGCAGCAGTCCTTCCTGGTGGCCAGCGTGCTGCCCGGCCCGGACGGCACGGCCAACTCGCCCACGCGCAATGCCGACATGCAGGAGGAGCTGATCGCCTccctggaggagcagctgaagctgAACGACGAGCAgccggaggcggcggcggccgagGGCCAGGATCGGACCCAGGCCGAGGAGTCTGCAGACCCGGAAATCCTCCATCAGCTGTTTGAAGGGGAGAGCGAGACTGAGTCGTTTTATGGCTTTGAAGATGCTGACTTGGATCTGATGGAAATCTGA
- the POGZ gene encoding pogo transposable element with ZNF domain isoform X3 produces MVTQPVLRPVQIMQNANHVTNSPVTSQPIFITTQGFPVRNVRPVQNTMNQVGIVLNVQQGQTVRPITLVPAPGTQFVKPTVGVPQVFSQMAQVRPGTPMPVRPTTNTFTTVIPATLTIRSTVPQSQAQQQMSIASFVTVKRPGVTGENSNEVAKLVNTLNTIPSLGQSPGPLVVSNSSPVHGSQRSSVSESSSSSSSLKVSSSPIPTFDLQDGGRKVCPRCDAQFRVTEALRGHMCYCCPEMVEFLKKRKSLESEPNIQSAKPPSPEKTAAVASPPSSTPIPALSPPAKAPEPSENVVDSSQSKLIMLVDDFYYGRDGGKVSQLLNFPKVPTSFRCPHCTKRLKNNIRFMNHMKHHVELDQQNGEVDVHTICQHCYRQFSTPFQLQCHLENVHSPYESTTKCKICEWAFESEPMFLQHMKDTHKPGEMPYVCQVCQYRSSLYSEVDSHFRMIHEDTRHLLCPYCLKVFKNGNAFQQHFMRHQKKSVYHCNKCRLQFLFAKDKIEHKLQHHKTFRKPKQLEGLKPGTKVTIRASRGQPRTVPISSNDMSQGAGQETTPLSSSTDPQPIFLYPPVQRNVQKRAVKKMSVLGRQTCLECSFEIPDFPNHFPTYVHCSLCRYSTCCSRAYANHMINNHVPRKSPKYLALFKNYTACGVKLSCSSCLFVTSEGDAMAKHLVFNPSHEFSNIIFRGPTWISHSRHIQPQDKSLKNPCPAYSPSKAATVKTKSVLPAKDDLEPELALAAYNRPLLCQEEECLNIDAREDEQATKEPEPASKKEQLSVKKLRVVLFALCCNTEQAAEHFRNPPRRIKRWLRRFQAFQEENLASLSEGKYLSLEAEEKLAEWVLTQREQQLPVNEETLFQKATKIGRSLEGGFKISYEWAVRFMLRHNLSTHTRRAVAHPLPKDVEDNASCFIEFVQRQIHTQDLPLSMIAAIDEISLFLDVEVLSSDDRKENALQTVGTGEPWCDVVLTILADGSVLPTLVFYRGHVQQPANVPESIMLEAKENGYSDDEVMELWSSRVWQKHTECQNSKGMLVLDCHRTHLSEEVLSLLSASSTLPAVVPAGCSSKIQPLDVCIKRTVKNFLHKKWKEQAKEMADSTCDSDILLQLVLCWLAEVLEVISDSPELVQQSFLVASVLPGPDGTANSPTRNADMQEELIASLEEQLKLNDEQPEAAAAEGQDRTQAEESADPEILHQLFEGESETESFYGFEDADLDLMEI; encoded by the exons ATGGTGACTCAGCCAGTATTACGACCTGTACAGATCATGCAGAATGCCAATCATGTCACGAATTCTCCAGTGACCAGTCAGCCCATCTTCATAACGACCCAG GGATTTCCCGTGAGGAATGTGCGGCCTGTACAAAATACAATGAACCAAGTTGGAATCGTTCTGAATGTACAGCAAGGTCAGACGGTTAGGCCCATCACCCTCGTCCCAG cCCCAGGTACGCAGTTTGTTAAACCAACAGTTGGCGTTCCTCAGGTGTTCTCTCAAATGGCCCAGGTGAGACCAGGTACACCCATGCCGGTCCGACCCACCACCAACACTTTCACTACGGTCATTCCGGCCACGCTCACCATCAGGAGCACTGTACCACAGTCCCAGGCACAACAGCAAA TGAGTATTGCGAGCTTCGTGACTGTGAAGAGACCTGGAGTGACTGGGGAGAACAGCAACGAGGTGGCTAAGCTAGTGAACACCCTGAACACCATTCCTTCGTTAGGGCAGAGCCCTGGCCCACTGGTGGTTTCCAACAGCAGCCCTGTGCACGGTTCCCAGAGATCTAGTGTTTCGGAGTCGTCGTCATCGTCGTCATCGTTAAAAG tcagttcatctccTATTCCCACGTTTGATTTGCAAGATGGTGGCAGGAAGGTCTGCCCAAGGTGTGACGCTCAGTTTCGAGTCACCGAAGCTTTAAGAGGACATATGTGT taCTGCTGCCCTGAAATGGTTGAATtcctcaagaaaagaaaatctctagAATCTGAACCAAATATTCAATCTGCAAAGCCTCCATCTCCAGAAAAAACTGCAGCTGTTGCTTCGCCACCCTCTTCTACCCCTATCCCTGCACTATCCCCACCTGCTAAAGCTCCAGAGCCAAGTGAAAATGTAGTTGACTCATCCCAAAGTAAGCTCATTATGTTAGTAGACGATTTCTACTACGGCAGAGATGGTGGCAAAGTGAGCCAGCTACTGAACTTCCCTAAGGTTCCAACTTCCTTCAGGTGTCCACACTGCACCAAGAGGCTAAAGAACAACATACG GTTTATGAATCACATGAAGCACCACGTTGAACTGGATCAGCAGAATGGAGAGGTAGATGTCCACACCATCTGTCAGCATTGCTACAGGCAGTTCTCCACTCCGTTTCAGCTACAGTGTCACTTAGAGAATGTCCACAGTCCCTATGAGTCAACAA caAAGTGCAAGATTTGCGAGTGGGCGTTCGAGAGTGAGCCGATGTTCCTACAGCACATGAAGGACACTCACAAGCCTGGGGAGATGCCCTATGTTTGTCAG GTCTGTCAGTATCGTTCATCGCTCTATTCTGAAGTGGATAGCCATTTCCGAATGATCCACGAAGACACGCGGCACCTGCTCTGTCCGTACTGCCTCAAAGTCTTTAAGAACGGCAATGCGTTCCAACAGCACTTCATGAGGCATCAG AAGAAGAGTGTTTATCATTGCAACAAGTGTAGACTCCAGTTCCTGTTTGCCAAGGATAAAATTGAACATAAGCTGCAGCACCACAAAACTTTCCGAAAGCCCAAACAATTAGAAGGATTGAAACCCGGAACCAAG GTTACAATCAGGGCGTCTAGAGGACAGCCACGGACAGTACCAATATCTTCAAATGACATGTCGCAGGGCGCTGGACAGGAAACTACTCCGCTGTCGTCTTCTACTGATCCCCAGCCCATCTTCCTGTACCCACCTGTCCAGAGGAACGTCCAGAAGAGAGCAGTCAAAAAAAT GAGCGTCTTGGGCAGGCAGACTTGTCTGGAGTGCAGCTTCGAAATCCCTGACTTCCCAAACCACTTTCCCACCTACGTGCACTGTTCGCTATGTCGCTACAGCACTTGCTGCTCCAGAGCTTACGCCAACCACATGATCAA CAACCATGTTCCTCGGAAGAGCCCAAAATACttggctttgtttaaaaactatACTGCCTG cGGTGTAAAGCTGTCCTGTTCCTCTTGTCTCTTTGTAACATCTGAGGGTGACGCAATGGCCAAACATCTGGTCTTCAATCCATCACACGAGTTTAGTAACATTATTTTCCGAG GGCCTACTTGGATATCACATTCCAG GCACATTCAGCCCCAGGACAAAAGCCTGAAGAATCCATGCCCTGCCTATTCCCCAAGTAAAGCTGCTACTGTGAAAACCAAGTCTGTGTTACCTGCGAAAGACGACCTGGAGCCGGAGCTGGCCCTAGCAGCCTACAACAGacctctgctctgccaggaAGAAGAGTGCTTAAATATTGATGCTCGCGAAGACGAGCAGGCAACAAAGGAGCCGGAACCTGCAAGCAAAAAGGAGCAGCTGTCGGTAAAAAAGCTGCGAGTCGTACTGTTTGCTTTGTGCTGCAACACCGAACAGGCTGCGGAGCACTTCCGAAATCCTCCGAGGCGGATCAAGCGCTGGCTACGAAGGTTTCAAGCTTTCCAAGAAGAGAACTTGGCGTCTCTGTCAGAGGGCAAGTACCTCAGCTTGGAGGCTGAAGAGAAACTAGCGGAATGGGTCCTCACacagagggagcagcagctgcctgtgaACGAGGAGACTCTCTTCCAGAAAGCCACCAAGATTGGCCGATCCCTCGAAGGTGGCTTCAAGATCTCCTACGAGTGGGCGGTGAGGTTCATGCTGCGGCACAACCTCAGCACGCATACGCGAAGGGCGGTGGCTCACCCTCTCCCCAAAGACGTAGAGGACAACGCCAGTTGCTTCATCGAGTTTGTGCAGCGCCAAATCCACACTCAAGACCTGCCTCTCTCCATGATTGCGGCCATCGATGAAATCTCTCTCTTCCTCGATGTGGAGGTGCTGAGCAGCGATGACCGCAAGGAGAATGCTTTGCAGACGGTGGGAACCGGGGAGCCCTGGTGCGACGTCGTCCTCACCATCCTCGCTGACGGAAGTGTTCTCCCAACGCTGGTCTTCTACAGGGGTCACGTACAGCAGCCCGCCAACGTGCCAGAATCTATCATGTTGGAAGCGAAGGAGAACGGATACAGCGATGATGAAGTCATGGAGTTGTGGTCGTCCCGAGTGTGGCAGAAGCACACGGAGTGCCAGAACAGCAAGGGCATGCTCGTGCTGGATTGCCACCGAACGCACCTCTCGGAAGAAGTACTTTCCTTGCTGAGCGCGTCCAGCACTCTGCCGGCTGTTGTCCCCGCTGGCTGCAGCTCCAAAATCCAACCTCTAGATGTTTGTATAAAAAGGACTGTGAAAAATTTCTTGCATAAAAAGTGGAAAGAGCAAGCCAAGGAAATGGCGGACTCCACGTGCGACTCGGACATTCTTCTCCAGCTGGTTTTGTGCTGGCTGGCAGAGGTGCTGGAGGTCATCAGTGACTCTCCTGAACTCGTGCAGCAGTCCTTCCTGGTGGCCAGCGTGCTGCCCGGCCCGGACGGCACGGCCAACTCGCCCACGCGCAATGCCGACATGCAGGAGGAGCTGATCGCCTccctggaggagcagctgaagctgAACGACGAGCAgccggaggcggcggcggccgagGGCCAGGATCGGACCCAGGCCGAGGAGTCTGCAGACCCGGAAATCCTCCATCAGCTGTTTGAAGGGGAGAGCGAGACTGAGTCGTTTTATGGCTTTGAAGATGCTGACTTGGATCTGATGGAAATCTGA
- the POGZ gene encoding pogo transposable element with ZNF domain isoform X4 yields MYSKVRRLGPSPSSQVFSQMAQVRPGTPMPVRPTTNTFTTVIPATLTIRSTVPQSQAQQQMSIASFVTVKRPGVTGENSNEVAKLVNTLNTIPSLGQSPGPLVVSNSSPVHGSQRSSVSESSSSSSSLKVSSSPIPTFDLQDGGRKVCPRCDAQFRVTEALRGHMCYCCPEMVEFLKKRKSLESEPNIQSAKPPSPEKTAAVASPPSSTPIPALSPPAKAPEPSENVVDSSQSKLIMLVDDFYYGRDGGKVSQLLNFPKVPTSFRCPHCTKRLKNNIRFMNHMKHHVELDQQNGEVDVHTICQHCYRQFSTPFQLQCHLENVHSPYESTTKCKICEWAFESEPMFLQHMKDTHKPGEMPYVCQVCQYRSSLYSEVDSHFRMIHEDTRHLLCPYCLKVFKNGNAFQQHFMRHQKKSVYHCNKCRLQFLFAKDKIEHKLQHHKTFRKPKQLEGLKPGTKVTIRASRGQPRTVPISSNDMSQGAGQETTPLSSSTDPQPIFLYPPVQRNVQKRAVKKMSVLGRQTCLECSFEIPDFPNHFPTYVHCSLCRYSTCCSRAYANHMINNHVPRKSPKYLALFKNYTACGVKLSCSSCLFVTSEGDAMAKHLVFNPSHEFSNIIFRGPTWISHSRHIQPQDKSLKNPCPAYSPSKAATVKTKSVLPAKDDLEPELALAAYNRPLLCQEEECLNIDAREDEQATKEPEPASKKEQLSVKKLRVVLFALCCNTEQAAEHFRNPPRRIKRWLRRFQAFQEENLASLSEGKYLSLEAEEKLAEWVLTQREQQLPVNEETLFQKATKIGRSLEGGFKISYEWAVRFMLRHNLSTHTRRAVAHPLPKDVEDNASCFIEFVQRQIHTQDLPLSMIAAIDEISLFLDVEVLSSDDRKENALQTVGTGEPWCDVVLTILADGSVLPTLVFYRGHVQQPANVPESIMLEAKENGYSDDEVMELWSSRVWQKHTECQNSKGMLVLDCHRTHLSEEVLSLLSASSTLPAVVPAGCSSKIQPLDVCIKRTVKNFLHKKWKEQAKEMADSTCDSDILLQLVLCWLAEVLEVISDSPELVQQSFLVASVLPGPDGTANSPTRNADMQEELIASLEEQLKLNDEQPEAAAAEGQDRTQAEESADPEILHQLFEGESETESFYGFEDADLDLMEI; encoded by the exons ATGTACAGCAAGGTCAGACGGTTAGGCCCATCACCCTCGTCCCAG GTGTTCTCTCAAATGGCCCAGGTGAGACCAGGTACACCCATGCCGGTCCGACCCACCACCAACACTTTCACTACGGTCATTCCGGCCACGCTCACCATCAGGAGCACTGTACCACAGTCCCAGGCACAACAGCAAA TGAGTATTGCGAGCTTCGTGACTGTGAAGAGACCTGGAGTGACTGGGGAGAACAGCAACGAGGTGGCTAAGCTAGTGAACACCCTGAACACCATTCCTTCGTTAGGGCAGAGCCCTGGCCCACTGGTGGTTTCCAACAGCAGCCCTGTGCACGGTTCCCAGAGATCTAGTGTTTCGGAGTCGTCGTCATCGTCGTCATCGTTAAAAG tcagttcatctccTATTCCCACGTTTGATTTGCAAGATGGTGGCAGGAAGGTCTGCCCAAGGTGTGACGCTCAGTTTCGAGTCACCGAAGCTTTAAGAGGACATATGTGT taCTGCTGCCCTGAAATGGTTGAATtcctcaagaaaagaaaatctctagAATCTGAACCAAATATTCAATCTGCAAAGCCTCCATCTCCAGAAAAAACTGCAGCTGTTGCTTCGCCACCCTCTTCTACCCCTATCCCTGCACTATCCCCACCTGCTAAAGCTCCAGAGCCAAGTGAAAATGTAGTTGACTCATCCCAAAGTAAGCTCATTATGTTAGTAGACGATTTCTACTACGGCAGAGATGGTGGCAAAGTGAGCCAGCTACTGAACTTCCCTAAGGTTCCAACTTCCTTCAGGTGTCCACACTGCACCAAGAGGCTAAAGAACAACATACG GTTTATGAATCACATGAAGCACCACGTTGAACTGGATCAGCAGAATGGAGAGGTAGATGTCCACACCATCTGTCAGCATTGCTACAGGCAGTTCTCCACTCCGTTTCAGCTACAGTGTCACTTAGAGAATGTCCACAGTCCCTATGAGTCAACAA caAAGTGCAAGATTTGCGAGTGGGCGTTCGAGAGTGAGCCGATGTTCCTACAGCACATGAAGGACACTCACAAGCCTGGGGAGATGCCCTATGTTTGTCAG GTCTGTCAGTATCGTTCATCGCTCTATTCTGAAGTGGATAGCCATTTCCGAATGATCCACGAAGACACGCGGCACCTGCTCTGTCCGTACTGCCTCAAAGTCTTTAAGAACGGCAATGCGTTCCAACAGCACTTCATGAGGCATCAG AAGAAGAGTGTTTATCATTGCAACAAGTGTAGACTCCAGTTCCTGTTTGCCAAGGATAAAATTGAACATAAGCTGCAGCACCACAAAACTTTCCGAAAGCCCAAACAATTAGAAGGATTGAAACCCGGAACCAAG GTTACAATCAGGGCGTCTAGAGGACAGCCACGGACAGTACCAATATCTTCAAATGACATGTCGCAGGGCGCTGGACAGGAAACTACTCCGCTGTCGTCTTCTACTGATCCCCAGCCCATCTTCCTGTACCCACCTGTCCAGAGGAACGTCCAGAAGAGAGCAGTCAAAAAAAT GAGCGTCTTGGGCAGGCAGACTTGTCTGGAGTGCAGCTTCGAAATCCCTGACTTCCCAAACCACTTTCCCACCTACGTGCACTGTTCGCTATGTCGCTACAGCACTTGCTGCTCCAGAGCTTACGCCAACCACATGATCAA CAACCATGTTCCTCGGAAGAGCCCAAAATACttggctttgtttaaaaactatACTGCCTG cGGTGTAAAGCTGTCCTGTTCCTCTTGTCTCTTTGTAACATCTGAGGGTGACGCAATGGCCAAACATCTGGTCTTCAATCCATCACACGAGTTTAGTAACATTATTTTCCGAG GGCCTACTTGGATATCACATTCCAG GCACATTCAGCCCCAGGACAAAAGCCTGAAGAATCCATGCCCTGCCTATTCCCCAAGTAAAGCTGCTACTGTGAAAACCAAGTCTGTGTTACCTGCGAAAGACGACCTGGAGCCGGAGCTGGCCCTAGCAGCCTACAACAGacctctgctctgccaggaAGAAGAGTGCTTAAATATTGATGCTCGCGAAGACGAGCAGGCAACAAAGGAGCCGGAACCTGCAAGCAAAAAGGAGCAGCTGTCGGTAAAAAAGCTGCGAGTCGTACTGTTTGCTTTGTGCTGCAACACCGAACAGGCTGCGGAGCACTTCCGAAATCCTCCGAGGCGGATCAAGCGCTGGCTACGAAGGTTTCAAGCTTTCCAAGAAGAGAACTTGGCGTCTCTGTCAGAGGGCAAGTACCTCAGCTTGGAGGCTGAAGAGAAACTAGCGGAATGGGTCCTCACacagagggagcagcagctgcctgtgaACGAGGAGACTCTCTTCCAGAAAGCCACCAAGATTGGCCGATCCCTCGAAGGTGGCTTCAAGATCTCCTACGAGTGGGCGGTGAGGTTCATGCTGCGGCACAACCTCAGCACGCATACGCGAAGGGCGGTGGCTCACCCTCTCCCCAAAGACGTAGAGGACAACGCCAGTTGCTTCATCGAGTTTGTGCAGCGCCAAATCCACACTCAAGACCTGCCTCTCTCCATGATTGCGGCCATCGATGAAATCTCTCTCTTCCTCGATGTGGAGGTGCTGAGCAGCGATGACCGCAAGGAGAATGCTTTGCAGACGGTGGGAACCGGGGAGCCCTGGTGCGACGTCGTCCTCACCATCCTCGCTGACGGAAGTGTTCTCCCAACGCTGGTCTTCTACAGGGGTCACGTACAGCAGCCCGCCAACGTGCCAGAATCTATCATGTTGGAAGCGAAGGAGAACGGATACAGCGATGATGAAGTCATGGAGTTGTGGTCGTCCCGAGTGTGGCAGAAGCACACGGAGTGCCAGAACAGCAAGGGCATGCTCGTGCTGGATTGCCACCGAACGCACCTCTCGGAAGAAGTACTTTCCTTGCTGAGCGCGTCCAGCACTCTGCCGGCTGTTGTCCCCGCTGGCTGCAGCTCCAAAATCCAACCTCTAGATGTTTGTATAAAAAGGACTGTGAAAAATTTCTTGCATAAAAAGTGGAAAGAGCAAGCCAAGGAAATGGCGGACTCCACGTGCGACTCGGACATTCTTCTCCAGCTGGTTTTGTGCTGGCTGGCAGAGGTGCTGGAGGTCATCAGTGACTCTCCTGAACTCGTGCAGCAGTCCTTCCTGGTGGCCAGCGTGCTGCCCGGCCCGGACGGCACGGCCAACTCGCCCACGCGCAATGCCGACATGCAGGAGGAGCTGATCGCCTccctggaggagcagctgaagctgAACGACGAGCAgccggaggcggcggcggccgagGGCCAGGATCGGACCCAGGCCGAGGAGTCTGCAGACCCGGAAATCCTCCATCAGCTGTTTGAAGGGGAGAGCGAGACTGAGTCGTTTTATGGCTTTGAAGATGCTGACTTGGATCTGATGGAAATCTGA